In Mytilus edulis chromosome 4, xbMytEdul2.2, whole genome shotgun sequence, the following proteins share a genomic window:
- the LOC139518408 gene encoding protein glass-like yields the protein MEYNKSPVEVSVNTYPVATIEVDQVPSIFNISPCAPVYKDYSVLKEKSPQDIADALLSLKHTVVCPSYSGRMSPSVHINQCSPTPNSFQHPQHVSYMSPGNQYRQNMYSPPPGPQYGVFQYPGESFQNQANVFPSMSVNVSMSMNVGVPHGIPNNQYNVQQQWQGNQQTSPGKYVPQYQQPQYGMGPVSPQYNSLQNHSYPQPYSFTSEVRHIPSSDSKNFLYRSGDSCKASRFCAVSHWKRLKLTSNHLSAVNLQADSNKVNLCRICGKTYARPSTLKTHLRTHSGEKPYKCSTCSKSFSQAANLTAHVRTHSGEKPFRCPMCDRRFSQSSSVTTHMRTHSGERPYRCRLCKKAFSDSSTLTKHLRIHSGEKPYQCKLCLLRFSQSGNLNRHMRVHANSS from the coding sequence agaTTATTCCGTACTAAAGGAGAAATCGCCTCAAGATATCGCCGATGCTTTGCTGTCACTAAAACACACAGTTGTATGCCCATCCTACTCGGGTCGAATGTCACCTTCTGTGCATATTAATCAATGTTCACCAACACCAAACAGTTTTCAGCATCCTcaacatgtttcatatatgagCCCTGGTAATCAGTATCGTCAAAACATGTACTCGCCACCGCCAGGGCCTCAATATGGTGTGTTTCAATATCCAGGAGAAAGTTTTCAAAATCAGGCCAATGTATTTCCATCAATGAGTGTTAATGTTTCGATGAGTATGAATGTTGGAGTTCCTCACGGGATACCAAATAACCAATACAATGTACAACAACAGTGGCAAGGCAATCAACAGACATCTCCTGGAAAATATGTTCCTCAATATCAGCAGCCTCAATATGGTATGGGTCCAGTGTCACCTCaatacaacagtttacaaaatcaTTCCTATCCTCAACCGTATTCATTTACTTCAGAAGTAAGACATATTCCAAGTTCAGACTCAAAGAACTTCCTCTACCGATCAGGTGATTCATGCAAAGCATCACGATTTTGTGCCGTGTCTCACTGGAAGAGGTTGAAATTAACCAGCAATCATCTCAGTGCAGTAAATTTACAAGCGgattcaaataaagttaatttgTGTAGAATTTGCGGTAAGACTTATGCCAGACCAAGTACTTTGAAAACACATCTACGAACTCACTCTGGGGAGAAACCGTATAAATGTTCAACTTGCAGCAAGTCATTTTCACAAGCTGCTAACCTAACAGCACATGTACGAACACATAGCGGAGAAAAACCTTTCAGGTGTCCAATGTGTGATCGGAGATTTTCCCAGAGTTCATCCGTAACAACACACATGCGCACTCATTCTGGTGAACGACCGTACCGGTGTCGCTTGTGTAAGAAAGCATTTTCTGATAGCTCAACGTTAACAAAGCATTTAAGAATTCATAGCGGAGAAAAACCATACCAATGTAAACTTTGCCTTTTAAGATTTTCACAATCTGGTAATCTGAATCGTCATATGAGAGTACACGCTAATTCATCGTAA